From Schizosaccharomyces pombe strain 972h- genome assembly, chromosome: II, the proteins below share one genomic window:
- the ogm4 gene encoding ER membrane O-mannosyltransferase Ogm4: MASKSEKAVKKAQKLSKEPSVELTDTKSSDNVTPKQKSPNSTEEDVSLNLKTLKAKKFKLAFVLITVLSFITRFWNLNLPGEVVFDEVHFGKFASYYLQGKYFFDLHPPFAKLLLALVAKLAGYDGHYLFDNIGDNYKDNGVPYVTIRAWPALLSSLVPPVVFLIMKESGYDLLACIVSSSLVLFDNAHVTEGRLILLDATLLFSMVCAIYCYVRFFKLRHTPFSRPWWAWLFFTGFFLSCTISTKYVGFFTFLSIGLSVCLELWYLWDIKTGLTVERFFQHFLARFFCLIFFPFLFFLFWFYMHFNILTISGPGDSFMSLEFQETLSDNPITANSTILNYYDIVTIKHMGTNAFLHSHPEKYPIPYDDGRISSGGQQVTGYQFDDENNYWMILPADHYDPPIEAKLNVPVKNMDYIKLHHVGTNTDLMTHDVASPYHPTNEEFTTVSVDESAGKKHEYTLFQVVMSDNTDPQRPLYTKASSFKLIHKLTHVAMWSDPKPLPDWAFKQLEINGAKNIQTGSIFWTFDDIIGLKDSRLKKEKKIPKKLPFWKKYLELQLTMFRQNNMLTEFHPYSSNPSDWFTLHHGIAFWAKSEENKQIYLLGNPIGWWIIAGTVLSTTVVAAAEILLRQRGIRTLPETVRNHFYRSTMFFYMTYVFHYLPFFIMGRQLFLHHYLPAHLAGSLLVGAFIQLACRKSFRSPVSAGVPIPKDVDEKGHSKCHRKYGHVIELICTLLLIFVVIYCFTFFAPMTYGDKSLSVDEWTRRKWLDSWVFQYQKQN; encoded by the coding sequence ATGGCTTCCAAATCTGAAAAAGCTGTAAAGAAAGCCCAAAAATTGAGCAAAGAGCCATCTGTTGAATTAACTGACACGAAGTCTTCTGATAATGTTACTCCAAAACAGAAATCTCCAAATTCTACAGAAGAAGATGTAAGTTTGAATCTCAAGACGTTGAAagccaaaaaatttaagcttgcttttgttttgataaCGGTACTTTCATTTATAACTCGCTTTTGGAACTTGAATCTTCCTGGTGAAGTTGTCTTCGACGAAGTACATTTTGGTAAATTTGCAAGCTACTATTTGCAAgggaaatatttttttgatctCCATCCACCCTTCGCAAAGTTGCTTTTGGCTCTCGTAGCTAAGCTTGCGGGTTATGATGGCCattatttgtttgataATATAGGCGATAACTATAAAGATAACGGCGTCCCTTATGTTACGATTCGAGCTTGGCCTGCACTCCTTAGTTCCCTGGTTCCACCCGTAGTTTTTCTAATCATGAAAGAGTCAGGATACGATTTGTTAGCGTGTATCGTTTCATCATCCTTGGTCCTCTTCGATAATGCTCACGTTACTGAAGGAAGATTAATTTTACTTGATGCAACTTTACTTTTCTCTATGGTATGTGCCATATACTGTTACGTTCGTTTTTTTAAGCTACGCCATACCCCCTTTTCTCGACCATGGTGGGCctggcttttttttactggATTCTTCTTATCTTGTACAATTAGTACTAAGTATGTTggtttttttacatttttatcCATAGGACTGAGTGTCTGCTTAGAACTATGGTATCTTTGGGATATTAAAACCGGTCTTACTGTTGAGCGTTTTTTCCAGCACTTTTTGGCTCGTTTCTTTTGTCTTATCTTTTTCCCTTttctattctttttattttggttTTACATGCACTTTAACATTCTCACGATCAGCGGGCCTGGTGACTCCTTTATGTCTCTTGAATTTCAAGAAACACTGAGTGACAACCCAATTACTGCCAATTCTACgattttgaattattatGATATTGTCACTATTAAACACATGGGAACGAACGCATTTCTTCATTCTCATCCTGAAAAATACCCTATTCCTTATGACGATGGTCGTATTTCTTCTGGTGGACAACAAGTAACCGGATATCAATTTGACGATGAAAACAATTACTGGATGATCCTTCCTGCTGATCACTACGATCCCCCCATTGAAGCCAAACTTAATGTACCCGTGAAAAATATGGACTATATTAAACTCCATCACGTTGGTACTAATACTGATTTGATGACTCATGACGTTGCTTCCCCATACCATCCTACTAATGAAGAATTTACTACAGTTAGTGTAGATGAATCTGCTGGGAAAAAACATGAGTACACGTTGTTTCAAGTGGTTATGAGTGATAATACTGATCCTCAGCGACCTTTATATACCAAagcttcttctttcaaattgatCCATAAACTCACTCATGTGGCTATGTGGTCTGATCCAAAGCCACTTCCAGATTGGGCATTTAAACAGCTAGAAATCAATGGTGCTAAAAACATTCAAACTGGGTCAATTTTCTGGACATTCGATGATATTATCGGACTTAAAGATAGCCGattgaagaaggaaaaaaaaattcctaaaAAACTAccattttggaaaaaatatttggagCTACAACTCACAATGTTTAGACAAAATAATATGTTAACCGAGTTTCATCCATACAGTTCTAATCCTTCTGATTGGTTTACTTTGCACCACGGTATTGCGTTTTGGGCTAAAAGTGAGGAAAACAAgcaaatatatttattggGAAATCCTATCGGTTGGTGGATCATTGCCGGTACTGTTTTGAGTACGACGGTGGTCGCTGCAGCTGAAATTTTGCTTCGCCAAAGAGGTATTCGTACTTTACCTGAAACTGTCCGTAACCACTTTTACCGTTCCACTATGTTTTTCTACATGACTTATGTCTTTCATTATCTTCCATTCTTTATCATGGGTCgtcaattgtttttacaCCATTATCTTCCTGCTCATTTGGCAGGTTCCTTGCTTGTAGGCGCATTTATACAGTTAGCCTGTCGCAAATCCTTCCGATCACCCGTGTCCGCAGGAGTTCCGATTCCTAAAGATGTCGATGAAAAAGGACATTCCAAATGTCATAGAAAATACGGTCATGTAATAGAGCTCATCTGTACATTACTACTCATTTTTGTcgttatttattgtttcaCCTTTTTCGCTCCAATGACATACGGAGATAAAAGCCTTAGCGTTGATGAATGGACGAGACGTAAATGGCTTGATTCATGGGTGTTTCAAtaccaaaaacaaaattag
- the qcr6 gene encoding ubiquinol-cytochrome-c reductase complex subunit 8 codes for MSFWKNLFTSAFTPISAEADELIKEDRKQFEENTPSKKNFETQSPDEPSPKTTDSTGARDANLSLKTQEPIVSADDAKGAQGKGADEKEEKKETIQPPEEVKTEPPQPEEKEGKEAKEPEEPPKEEAEEPQEGGEEEEEEEEEEEITDPLEKMTQECMDAPDCKEVKHHFEECTARVTKKVEQGDKSEDCIEEFFHLYHCARDCADPKVFKVLV; via the exons ATGTcgttttggaaaaatttgtttacttcaGCTTTCACCCCGATTTCTGCCGAAGCGGATGAATTGATTAAGGAAGATCGAAAGCAATTTGAAGAGAATACtccttcaaaaaagaactttGAGACCCAGAGTCCCGATGAACCATCTCCCAAGACAACCGACTCTACCGGGGCAAGAGATGCCAACCTAAGTCTCAAGACTCAAG AACCTATTGTCTCGGCAGATGATGCCAAAGGAGCACAGGGTAAAGGGGCCGATGAAAAAGAGGAGAAAAAGG AAACCATTCAACCCCCTGAAGAAGTAAAGACTGAACCCCCTCAACCTGaagaaaaggaaggaaAGGAGGCCAAGGAACCTGAGGAACCTCCAAAGGAAGAAGCTGAGGAACCCCAAGAAGGAGgggaagaggaagaagaagaagaagaagaagaagaaattactgatcctttggaaaaaatgaCTCAAG aatGCATGGATGCACCAGATTGCAAGGAAGTGAAACACCATTTTGAAGAATGTACTGCCCGTGTTACAAAGAAGGTAGAGCAGGGCGACAAGTCTGAAGACTGTATTGAAGagttttttcatctttaccATTGCGCTCGTGATTGTGCCGATCCTAAAGTCTTTAAGGTTTTGGTTTAA
- the sec27 gene encoding coatomer beta' subunit protein: MMRLDFQRKLLSHTERVKAVDFHPTEPWVIASHYNGQVGIWNYNTQTLVRSFDINDVPIRACAFIARKNWFVCGSDDFQVRVYNYNTGEKVTQFEAHPDYIRALVVHPTQPFLLTSSDDMTIKCFNWDMSWKCVQTFEGHSRYVMSLAINPKDTNTFASSCLDGTVKVWSFGSSVANFTLQAHDRGVNYVNYYPAGDKPYLITAGDDNLIKVWDYQTKACVRILEGHTNNVSFAFFHSKFPIIISGSEDGTVKIWHTLSYSLIKSYNFSLDRAWCIAQNKDNGLVTVGFDNGLITFSLGRDEPSVTMDSSGKVVWSNYNEVMSAMIRPAKEQSDLTDGSLISLSVKELGTTELYPAVLKHSPNGRFVSVCGNGEYIVYTALAWRNKAYGKALDFAWSADSNVYGSRTSDRSIVIHKNFKESNRLDLSYSCDKIFGGFLLGVVGSDFICFYDWDTGILVRKIDVKPKGVYWNDDGRFVILACDDDFYLLGFNAEMFYSAVESGTADEEEGVADSFEALADVSESVVNGKWVAETFIYTTTAARLNYLIGDQTYKIANVESSFYLLGYIPRDDRIYLTDRDMNVVSYSFNLAIIEYQSLVLKGDLEAAQGLLEQISETDRPRLSDFLSRLGYKEAALELSGDSVQRFELALDAQRLDIASQIAQELDDPLKWRSLGDAALNAWDFVLAQECFEKGKDYGSLVLLYTATNNHEGLKELSQLTKSTKINNTAFICSWLTNQPAECVNILTSTQRYPEANLFAATYCPDEVKNVLPEWKVDLTKNQKERIADSLGDLELKN, from the exons ATGATGCGACTAGATTTTCAG AGAAAGCTCTTATCTCACACCGAGCGTGTGAAAGCGGTTGATTTTCATCCAACGGAGCCGTGGGTTATCGCATCTCATTATAATGGACAAGTTGGTATTTGGAATTACAACACTCAAACCTTAGTACGGAGTTTTGACATTAATGATGTTCCTATTCGTGCCTGTGCATTTATTGCTAGAAAAAACTGGTTTGTTTGTGGAAGTGATGATTTCCAGGTCCGTGTTTACAATTATAATACTGGAGAAAAAGTCACGCAGTTTGAAGCACATCCAGATTACATCCGTGCTTTAGTTGTCCATCCTACCcaaccttttttattaacttccTCTGATGATATGACCATTAAATGCTTCAATTGGGATATGAGTTGGAAATGTGTTCAAACATTTGAGGGACATAGCCGTTATGTTATGAGCCTTGCCATCAATCCCAAAGATACAAATACATTTGCATCTTCTTGCCTTGACGGTACTGTCAAAGTTTGGAGCTTTGGTTCTTCAGTTGCCAATTTTACACTTCAAGCACATGATCGAGGTGTCAATTATGTAAACTATTATCCTGCCGGTGATAAACCATACCTTATAACTGCTGGAGATGACAATCTTATCAAAGTTTGGGATTATCAAACGAAGGCATGTGTACGGATTCTTGAAGGACATACCAATAATGTCtcttttgcatttttccATTCTAAATTTCCTATAATCATCTCTGGTAGTGAGGACGGCACAGTAAAAATTTGGCATACGCTTTCCTATTCTCTCATTAAATCgtataatttttctttagatCGAGCTTGGTGCATTGCGCAGAATAAGGACAATGGCTTGGTAACAGTCGGTTTTGACAATGGACTCATAACTTTCTCTCTTGGCCGTGACGAGCCTTCTGTTACTATGGATTCATCAGGAAAAGTTGTTTGGTCTAACTATAATGAAGTTATGTCCGCTATGATTAGACCGGCAAAAGAGCAGAGCGATCTTACAGATGGCTCTCTTATCAGTCTTTCTGTGAAAGAATTGGGTACTACGGAATTGTATCCTGCTGTTTTGAAACATTCACCGAATGGAAGATTTGTTTCCGTATGTGGCAATGGTGAGTATATTGTCTATACAGCTCTTGCTTGGCGGAATAAAGCTTATGGCAAAGCACTTGATTTTGCTTGGTCTGCCGATTCTAATGTCTACGGTAGTCGTACATCGGACCGTTCAATCGTAATTCACaagaattttaaagaaagcaatAGATTAGATTTGTCCTACTCTTGCGACAAGATTTTTGGCGGCTTTCTCTTGGGAGTTGTGGGAAGtgattttatttgcttCTATGATTGGGATACTGGCATTTTAGTTCGTAAAATTGATGTTAAACCCAAAGGAGTTTATTGGAATGATGATGGCAGATTTGTAATTTTAGCTTGTGATGATGACTTTTACCTTCTCGGTTTTAACGCTGAAATGTTTTATAGTGCTGTGGAAAGTGGTACAGCAGATGAAGAGGAAGGTGTTGCTGATTCCTTTGAAGCACTTGCTGATGTTTCTGAAAGCGTAGTAAATGGCAAATGGGTTGCTGAAACTTTCATTTACACAACTACTGCCGCTCGCCTAAACTACTTGATCGGTGACCAAACTTACAAAATCGCTAACGTTGAAAGtagtttttatttgcttgGCTATATTCCACGTGACGATCGTATTTACCTCACGGATCGTGATATGAATGTAGTGAGCTACTCTTTCAACCTTGCCATTATTGAATATCAATCACTGGTACTAAAGGGCGATTTAGAGGCTGCTCAAGGTCTTTTGGAGCAAATTTCTGAAACAGACCGTCCTCGTTTGTCTGACTTTTTGTCCCGTTTAGGATACAAGGAAGCTGCATTAGAGTTATCTGGTGATTCTGTACAGCGGTTTGAACTTGCATTAGACGCTCAACGATTGGATATTGCTTCTCAAATTGCTCAAGAATTAGATGATCCTCTGAAATGGCGTTCTTTGGGTGATGCTGCCTTGAATGCTTGGGATTTTGTTTTAGCTCAGGAATGCTTTGAGAAAGGTAAAGATTATGGATCTTTGGTTTTACTTTATACTGCAACCAACAATCACGAGGGTCTCAAAGAGTTATCGCAACTCACTAAGTCCACAAAGATAAATAATACAGCTTTCATCTGCTCATGGCTTACAAATCAACCAGCGGAATGCGTCAATATACTTACATCTACTCAACGTTATCCTGAAGCTAACTTGTTTGCTGCTACTTACTGCCCTGACGAGGTTAAAAATGTTCTTCCAGAATGGAAAGTTGACTTAACTAAGAATCAAAAAGAACGCATTGCGGATTCTTTGGGTGACTTGGAACTTAAAAATTAA
- the rpl3201 gene encoding 60S ribosomal protein L32: MAAINIVKKRTKPFKRHQSDLFKRVGESWRKPRGIDSCVRRRFRGTISMPKIGYGNNKKTRYCMPNGLKAFLVRNVSDVELLLMHNKTYAAEIASNVSARKRVEIVEKARALGVKVTNAGAKVRSQE, translated from the coding sequence ATGGCTGCAATCAACATTGTCAAAAAGCGCACTAAGCCCTTCAAGCGCCATCAATCTGACCTCTTCAAGCGTGTTGGTGAATCATGGAGGAAGCCTAGAGGTATCGACAGTTGCGTCCGTCGTCGTTTCCGTGGTACTATTTCAATGCCCAAAATTGGATATGGTAACAACAAGAAGACCAGATATTGCATGCCTAATGGTCTCAAAGCTTTCCTTGTTCGCAATGTCTCTGATGTCGAACTTTTGTTGATGCACAACAAGACTTATGCAGCCGAGATTGCTTCCAATGTTTCTGCTCGCAAGCGTGTTGAGATTGTTGAGAAGGCTCGTGCTTTGGGTGTCAAAGTCACGAATGCCGGCGCTAAAGTTCGTTCTCaagaataa
- the las1 gene encoding rixosome complex/ Las1 complex endonuclease Las1, giving the protein MDMKVVPWRLKEDFLYLMSCFYNEGQEGIPDLAALFRGVEIIQAWSTRGRIPHSVESTSQLVSSLISNDRSQKLALAVSISRFVSGLLDPIQQSQYAIPMAVLAKSIDLPTYFVELRHAITHEELPSLPVLRQAAQRALSWLYDHYWNPAATAESEDTYDYTETNELHKFEIKRKVKDLLKQWRSWRKVNVSANMFLPVEEHDYIQQFEALVQELVTTANLRLPYIPASFVDDEKDLDFAIETTNLDIVVSCFLEKRVLIPSRTMPISFFPKLKNVWLPLLQSIASKHSFFLPALFTTLWSEILEISQTVDSLVFLDLKEKEELTDKESAGCYLAKWYAYLMREAYTGQPWTSTLSVTQTDLASVLEICLQRSDPFTKIIIDELSILDKELENKFSPLFQYRSDMFDSRILDEQEFEDITLEQMKTELNKFSVRLNNIEAQADSSTMEFQGHVWYKPSVEPSPIGQIIES; this is encoded by the coding sequence atggaCATGAAAGTCGTTCCATGGAGATTAAAGGAAGATTTCCTTTACTTAATGTCTTGCTTTTATAATGAAGGACAAGAAGGAATACCTGATTTAGCTGCTTTGTTTAGAGGTGTTGAAATTATTCAGGCTTGGTCAACCCGAGGTCGTATTCCCCATTCAGTGGAATCAACGTCGCAATTAGTTTCATCTTTAATAAGTAATGACCGATCGCAAAAGCTAGCATTAGCTGTTTCAATATCTAGATTTGTAAGTGGCTTGTTGGATCCTATCCAGCAATCGCAGTACGCCATCCCAATGGCTGTTTTAGCCAAATCAATTGATTTACCTACTTATTTTGTCGAATTGAGACACGCCATTACTCATGAAGAACTTCCTTCTCTACCTGTTTTAAGACAAGCTGCGCAACGAGCATTATCATGGCTTTATGATCACTACTGGAATCCCGCTGCAACAGCTGAATCCGAAGATACATATGACTACACCGAAACTAATGAATTGCATAAGTtcgaaataaaaagaaaagtcaAAGACTTATTGAAACAATGGCGTTCCTGGAGAAAGGTTAATGTTTCTGCAAATATGTTTCTACCAGTAGAGGAACATGACTATATTCAACAATTTGAAGCATTAGTACAGGAGTTGGTAACAACAGCTAATCTGAGGTTACCTTATATCCCAGCTTCTTTCGTCgatgatgaaaaagatttggaTTTTGCAATAGAGACTACAAATCTAGATATTGTCGTCAGCTGTTTCTTGGAAAAGCGTGTTTTAATACCCTCCAGAACTATGCCAATCAGCTTTTTTCCAAAGCTTAAAAATGTATGGCTGCCTCTGTTACAAAGTATAGCTTCGAAGcattcattctttttacCTGCATTATTTACAACCTTGTGGTCTGAAATTTTAGAGATTAGCCAAACCGTTGATTCTTTGGTATTTCTAGACCTCAAggagaaagaagaattaaCCGATAAAGAATCTGCTGGTTGCTATTTAGCAAAATGGTATGCTTATTTAATGCGTGAAGCGTATACAGGTCAGCCATGGACCAGTACTTTATCTGTGACTCAAACAGATTTGGCTTCCGTTTTAGAAATATGTCTTCAAAGAAGTGATCCCTTCACTAAGATAATTATTGATGAATTGTCAATTCTAGATAAAGAGCTGGAAAATAAGTTTTCTCCCTTGTTTCAATACCGCAGCGATATGTTTGATTCCCGAATATTGGACGAACAAGAGTTTGAAGACATAACATTAGAACAAATGAAAACggaattgaataaattttcagtTCGTTTAAATAACATTGAAGCTCAAGCTGACTCCAGTACTATGGAGTTTCAAGGTCATGTGTGGTATAAACCAAGCGTCGAGCCATCCCCCATCGGTCAAATAATcgaaagttaa
- the chp2 gene encoding heterochromatin (HP1) family chromodomain protein Chp2 has translation MVKSADLDLMNSIISESDENFSPPPFTVEEAENSINNKSSTASLESPQNGSWHPSLYGLSVPEKTHIQNSLDLYSHGNSGSQKTHNVSFSCEIRKVKSSKLSPISNMEDSEDKKEEDESSSYKNEFKSSSSASVSSNFEKTSGSDDHNSQSPVPLNEGFEYIASSGSEDKNSDEEFAVEMILDSRMKKDGSGFQYYLKWEGYDDPSDNTWNDEEDCAGCLELIDAYWESRGGKPDLSSLIRLTRSRARSSNEASYVEKDESSNSDDSISYKRRRSRNAANRITDYVDSDLSESSMKEKQSKIEKYMKSDKSSKNFKPPFQKKSWEDLVDCVKTVQQLDNGKLIAKIKWKNGYVSTHDNIIIHQKCPLKIIEYYEAHIKFT, from the exons ATGGTCAAAAGTGCCGACCTTGACCTAATGAATAGTATAATCAGTGAAAgtgatgaaaattttagtCCTCCACCATTCACTGTTGAAGAAGCcgaaaattcaattaaCAATAAGTCTTCGACAGCGAGTTTGGAAAGTCCTCAAAATGGTTCATGGCATCCTTCGCTTTACGGTCTTAGTGTTCCCGAAAAAACCcatattcaaaattctttagACTTATACAGTCATGGAAATTCAGGGTCTCAGAAGACTCACAATGTGTCGTTCAGTTGTGAAATAAGAAAAGTCAAAAGTTCCAAATTGTCTCCAATCTCTAACATGGAAGACTCTgaagataaaaaagaagaggatgaaTCTTCTAGTTACAAAAACGAATTTAAAAGTTCATCTTCTGCTTCtgtttcttcaaatttcgAAAAGACTAGTGGTTCTGATGATCATAACTCTCAATCACCCGTTCCTCTGAATGAAGGGTTTGAGTATATTGCTAGTTCTGGTAGTGAAGATAAAAATTCAGATGAAGAATTCGCCGTGGAAATGATTCTAGATAGTAGGATGAAAAAG GATGGATCAGGCTTCCaatattatttgaaatGGGAAGGGTACGATGACCCTTCCGATAATACATGgaatgatgaagaagattgTGCGGGCTGTCTGGAATTAATAGACGCATACTGGGAATCTAGAGGAGGTAAACCAGATCTTTCGTCTTTAATACGATTGACGCGAAGCCGCGCACGATCTTCGAATGAAGCTTCCTATGTTGAGAAAGATGAGAGTTCAAACTCTGATGACTCTATATCTTATAAAAGAAGGAGAAGCAGGAATGCAGCAAATCGTATTACGGATTATGTCGACTCGGATTTATCTGAATCTTCtatgaaagaaaagcaaagcaaaattgagaaatatATGAAATCTGataaatcttcaaaaaattttaaaccTCCTTTTCAGAAGAAAAGCTGGGAAGATTTGGTTGATTGTGTTAAAACGGTTCAACAACTTGATAATGGTAAACTAATTGCAAAAATAAAGTGGAAAAATGGTTACGTCTCAACTCACGATAACATAATAATTCACCAAAAATGTCCtcttaaaattattgaatattACGAGGCTcatattaaatttacatAA
- the utp6 gene encoding U3 snoRNP-associated protein Utp6 yields the protein MAEKVQYYMEQSVPELEDLLEKNIFNRDEINNIIKTRRVFEEKLARRQVKLNDFLSYIQYEINLETLRAKRHKRLNITGKITISDYAGPRKVLFLFLRATNKFFGDVTLWLDYIHYAQKIKAVNIVGKICVAALQKHPNNAELWVVACDHEFSINANVSAARALMNRALRLNQENPVIWAAYFRLELSYMTKLFARSQILTGNISSKTENITNGVSEDTIGSLSSDTIQLPMVSMEEFLGSSSSEVRKNDSDLNISDDIGNISSKEQQTQKFANVLLQIILNSRKNLSLQNYVGFFVSVLDALFECFDVPVVQYMYQENIIGICNEHFEHFKNESGEIYGVLLHRWCFLEIFIKLRGAYPSNDSGISGKGIFGLKKNDPRITSMVLTDPGFVDDLQAIVEKYQSISSDFQIPFKTKKIFYSFFVKTLHAISSSSAAESSIALALHMLVINAFQSMEKLKILTFDDSLQEIYKEAQIQSGTFMSNATLS from the coding sequence ATGGCTGAAAAAGTTCAATATTATATGGAACAAAGCGTTCCAGAGTTGGAAGActtattggaaaaaaatattttcaatcgggatgaaattaataatattataaaaactagaagagtttttgaagaaaaattagcCCGTCGGCAGGTTAAGTTAAACGATTTCCTCAGCTATATCCAATATGAGATAAATCTGGAGACTTTGCGTGCTAAAAGACATAAAAGGCTCAATATTACAGGGAAAATAACGATTAGCGATTATGCTGGCCCTCGTAAGGTCTTATTCCTGTTTTTGAGAGCTAcgaataaattttttggggACGTTACCTTATGGTTAGACTACATTCACTACGCTCAAAAGATCAAAGCTGTGAATATTGTGGGAAAGATATGTGTTGCAGCTCTTCAGAAACATCCGAATAACGCTGAGCTTTGGGTAGTAGCGTGTGATCATGAGTTTAGCATCAACGCTAATGTTTCCGCAGCTCGTGCATTAATGAACCGTGCTCTTCGTCTAAACCAAGAAAATCCTGTTATATGGGCTGCTTACTTTCGCTTAGAGTTGTCCTATATGACAAAACTTTTTGCTCGTTCGCAGATCCTCACGGGAAATATATCTTCGAAAACCGAAAATATAACGAATGGAGTTTCGGAGGATACTATAGGTTCATTGTCCAGTGATACAATTCAGTTGCCTATGGTTAGTATGGAAGAATTTTTGGGCTCTAGTTCTTCAGAAGTTAGAAAGAACGATTCCGACCTTAATATATCTGATGATATTGGCAATATATCATCTAAGGAACAGCAGACTCAAAAATTTGCTAATGTACTTTTACAAATCATTCTGAACTCAAGAAAAAACTTGAGTCTTCAAAATTACGTGGGATTTTTTGTCTCGGTTTTAGATGCTTTATTTGAGTGCTTTGATGTTCCCGTGGTTCAATACATGTAccaagaaaatataattggTATTTGTAATGAGCATTTTGagcatttcaaaaatgagAGTGGAGAAATTTATGGAGTTTTATTGCATCGTTGGtgttttttggaaatatttataaaattaaggGGTGCTTATCCTTCAAATGATTCTGGTATCTCTGGTAAAGgtatttttggtttaaaaaaaaatgatccTAGGATAACGTCAATGGTTTTGACTGACCCAGGTTTTGTCGATGATCTTCAAGCTATTGTAGAAAAATATCAGTCAATTTCCTCAGACTTTCAAATCccttttaaaacaaaaaagatattttacTCGTTCTTTGTTAAAACTTTGCATGCGATATCATCGTCATCAGCCGCCGAAAGCTCTATTGCGCTTGCTTTACACATGTTAGTGATAAACGCGTTTCAATCAATGGAAAAGCTGAAAATACTGACGTTTGATGATTCTTTGCAAGAAATATATAAGGAAGCTCAAATTCAAAGCGGAACGTTTATGAGCAACGCAACACTATCTTGA